One part of the Megachile rotundata isolate GNS110a chromosome 16, iyMegRotu1, whole genome shotgun sequence genome encodes these proteins:
- the LOC100880695 gene encoding sorting nexin-13 isoform X3 — protein MCVTTCLAVYPKIQRTVTCIYRMYGANLDDVIKSEREDLNKKTEKFRQYILDASKQKTTFTLDKRITGSRIIDESLQEILDFVIRDYVEPWYSVITDDEEFVYSVRDTAQKIAINIANRVKGVDWIPYLTTRLVDDAASHVRLYRQARARIKQLRSKKLQKGSASSSTSSGTPKKTPTHRRNKSETDVSWYSQSKFYIPNLSSLTEPIETNEDKDEETLEKIFFDLEVQMENNMICRDLVCTNTTQELEFLGEISEILLYLVLPKGDFDCLTVRFILRELLVNVIIRPLLDLFSDPDYINQACIWLCAKESGLPSDVFLTVIRVTDSLDELAATKNIVCKEIAHLRSKDSGGEDDLSVKQQLNSLLYVKKILETRIIGMQEGLDSETDLGAQPDWNRLLIPGQKLVNLPLDELLKNNIALSYFIDYMTSINAESYLYFYLNIYGWRVSAEQQISDIELQKLHMSQAAPSIIGTRRKNIDLDNLKEAATKIYQQYLSEKASPKLQLDDALVKTLLNRIRTEPVKETWFDDLRTCCYEKLRNEDRFLPGFKRSMSYVKLLAELDLLKDPTSEEDTKSLDSISISSTNNELETLDEMSEIYKPEEMRGTELSDSKLRSNSSTSLASIVEPNEGRVPDEPDGELNVRAIKSMRKAVSIDADQINEGKDVSFYLESNAEQFVKLDENTYDQNAIKKLQQGRFEITARIIETGIVNDRGKTYGIYAVAVTKSYDSGYQEKWHIYRRYSDFYDLHQKIKEKYYDLAKIPFPAKKAFHNMERTVLERRMLMLNAWMHQLTKPAVVDGHMGLQNLLLSFLEQGDYDKGVTGGQISKTIDTLMNPLKTSMKTVTQAVKTMPDNMLNTVDGVMDNISKFFGNPKKPNAFYENTKVGAGLDVETDDNIPLRIMLLLMDEIFDLKVRNQWLRRRIITLLRQIIRTMFGDIVNRRIVEYVSLLTSPARVAGYLKLFKNSFWPNGVKAEKKPPRDTEMKNRTRVAAKVALLSCLSDELKHIIGSETTRRGLLRVFELFQRPVLNRRLLYVLLEGIIETLFPQNNLVEIFRKLYSVSPRVQHRNLQKC, from the exons ATGTGTGTAACTACATGTCTGGCTGTTTATCCGAAGATCCAAAG aACAGTCACGTGTATATATAGAATGTACGGTGCAAATCTCGATGATGTTATTAAATCGGAAAGGGAAGACTTGAATAAGAAGACTGAAAAGTTTCGCCAG TATATTCTAGATGCATCCAAACAGAAGACAACCTTCACCTTAGATAAAAGAATCACTGGTAGTCGTATCATTGACGAGTCCCTGCAA GAAATATTAGACTTTGTTATCAGAGATTATGTGGAACCATGGTACAGTGTCATCACAGATGATGAAGAATTTGTATATTCAGTTCGGGATACCGCTCAAAAAATAGCTATCAATATTGCAAATAG AGTAAAAGGCGTAGATTGGATACCTTATTTAACTACACGTCTCGTCGATGATGCAGCTTCTCACGTGCGACTGTATCGGCAAGCGAGAGCCAGGATAAAACAGCTCCGTTCAAAAAAGTTGCAGAAAGGTAGCGCGAGCTCGAGTACTTCCAGCGGAACTCCTAAGAAAACGCCTACCCACAGACGTAACAAAAGCGAAACAGATGTGTCATGGTATTCTCAGTCAAAGTTTTACATTCCTAATTTGTCGTCGCTCACCGAGCCGATCGAAACGAATGAAGATAAGGACGAGGAGACATTAGAAAAGATATTTTTCGACTTGGAGGTGCAAATGGAAAACAATATGATCTGCAGAGATCTCGTGTGCACCAACACTACCCAGGAACTGGAATTTCTGGGAGAAATATCTGAGATCTTGTTATATCTGGTATTACCAAAGGGAGATTtcgattgtctgactgtgagaTTTATATTAAGAGAATTGTTAGTGAACGTGATAATTAGACCATTGCTGGATTTATTCTCTGACCCTGATTATATTAATCAGGCGTGTATATGGCTG TGCGCTAAAGAAAGCGGTTTACCAAGTGACGTGTTTTTAACGGTAATCAGAGTCACCGATAGTTTAGACGAATTAGCGGCGACGAAGAACATAGTTTGTAAGGAAATAGCTCACCTACGTTCTAAAGACTCAGGTGGAGAGGATGATTTATCCGTGAAGCAGCAACTGAACAGCTTGCTGTACGTGAAGAAAATTTTGGAGACCAGAATTATTGGAATGCAAGAAGGGTTAGACTCAGAGACTGATTTAGGTGCTCAACCTGATTGGAATAGGTTACTGATACCAGgccaaaaattagtaaatttaccATTAGACGAATTACTGAAGAACAACATCGCGCTAAGTTACTTCATCGATTATATGACCTCCATAAACGCGGAATCTTACTTgtatttctatttaaatatcTACGGATGGAGGGTGTCAGCTGAACAGCAGATATCCGACATAGAGTTACAGAAACTGCACATGTCCCAGGCAGCTCCTAGTATCATAGGCACTAGGCGTAAGAACATTGATCTGGATAACTTAAAAGAGGCAGCTACGAAGATTTATCAACAATACCTTAGCGAGAAAGCGTCACCAAAGTTGCAGTTAGATGACGCCCTAGTGAAGACTTTGTTGAACAGGATAAGAACTGAACCTGTGAAGGAAACATGGTTCGATGATCTTCGAACTTGCTGTTACGAGAAACTACGGAACGAAGATCGTTTCTTGCCAGGCTTCAAAAGGTCCATGTCGTACGTGAAACTCCTGGCTGAACTGGATCTATTAAAAGACCCCACATCTGAAGAGGACACGAAGTCCTTAGATAGTATTAGTATATCCAGCACAAACAACGAGTTGGAAACTTTGGACGAAATGTCTGAGATATATAAACCGGAAGAAATGAGAGGAACGGAACTGTCGGACAGTAAATTGAGATCAAATTCGTCGACCAGTTTAGCCAGCATCGTGGAGCCTAACGAGGGCAGAGTACCCGATGAGCCTGATGGTGAACTCAATGTCAGGGCTATAAAAAGTATGAGGAAAGCTGTCAGCATCGATGCAGATCAGATTAACGAGGGCAAGGACGTGTCGTTTTATTTGGAGTCGAATGCTGAACAGTTCGTCAAGTTGGACGAGAATACCTACGATCAGAATGCCATTAAAAAGTTACAGCAGGGTAGATTCGAGATTACTGCTAGAATTATAGAAACTGGAATAGTAAATGATCGCGGGAAGACCTATGGAATTTACGCGGTGGCTGTGACCAAGAGCTATGATTCAGGCTATCAAGAGAAGTGGCATATTTACAGGAGATACTCGGATTTCTATGATCTGCATCAGAAGATAAAAGAGAAGTATTACGATCTGGCGAAGATACCTTTCCCAGCGAAGAAAGCTTTTCATAACATGGAGAGAACCGTTCTGGAAAGGAGAATGTTAATGTTGAACGCTTGGATGCATCAGTTAACTAAACCAGCGGTAGTCGATGGTCACATGGGTCTACAAAATTTGTTGCTTAGTTTTTTGGAGCAGGGGGATTATGACAAAGGTGTCACCGGTGGACAGATTTCGAAGACG ATAGACACGCTAATGAATCCTTTGAAGACATCTATGAAAACTGTAACCCAAGCCGTGAAAACTATGCCTGATAACATGTTGAATACAGTGGACGGTGTGATGGATAACATAAGTAAATTTTTTGGCAATCCTAAGAAACCCAACGCCTTTTACGAGAACACCAAAGTTGGTGCTGGTCTAGATGTAGAG ACTGACGATAATATTCCTCTGCGTATAATGCTGTTACTAATGGATGAAATATTCGACTTGAAAGTGCGAAACCAATGGTTGAGAAGAAGGATTATCACGTTATTGAGGCAAATTATTCGTACGATGTTTGGGGACATAGTTAATAGACGAATAGTGGAGTATGTGTCGTTGTTAACTAGTCCAGCCAGAGTGGCGGGttatttgaaattgtttaa GAATAGCTTTTGGCCAAACGGTGTTAAAGCTGAGAAGAAACCACCACGGGATACAGAGATGAAGAACAGAACAAGAGTAGCCGCTAAAGTTGCCCTACTATCTTGCTTGTCCGACGAATTAAAACATATCATAGGTAGCGAAACGACCAGGAGAGGTCTCTTAAGAGTGTTCGAGTTGTTTCAACGACCTGTACTGAACAGAAGACTGTTGTACGTTCTCTTAGAAggaataatagaaactctgtTTCCTCAGAACAATCTGGTAGAAATCTTCCGGAAACTTTATTCTGTTTCGCCGAGGGTGCAACACAGGAACCTGCAGAAATGTTAA
- the LOC100880695 gene encoding sorting nexin-13 isoform X2 has product MNIPLYGFLGVAVTLLVYLIGFGMIVKLFICLLALILGTVTCIYRMYGANLDDVIKSEREDLNKKTEKFRQYILDASKQKTTFTLDKRITGSRIIDESLQEILDFVIRDYVEPWYSVITDDEEFVYSVRDTAQKIAINIANRVKGVDWIPYLTTRLVDDAASHVRLYRQARARIKQLRSKKLQKGSASSSTSSGTPKKTPTHRRNKSETDVSWYSQSKFYIPNLSSLTEPIETNEDKDEETLEKIFFDLEVQMENNMICRDLVCTNTTQELEFLGEISEILLYLVLPKGDFDCLTVRFILRELLVNVIIRPLLDLFSDPDYINQACIWLCAKESGLPSDVFLTVIRVTDSLDELAATKNIVCKEIAHLRSKDSGGEDDLSVKQQLNSLLYVKKILETRIIGMQEGLDSETDLGAQPDWNRLLIPGQKLVNLPLDELLKNNIALSYFIDYMTSINAESYLYFYLNIYGWRVSAEQQISDIELQKLHMSQAAPSIIGTRRKNIDLDNLKEAATKIYQQYLSEKASPKLQLDDALVKTLLNRIRTEPVKETWFDDLRTCCYEKLRNEDRFLPGFKRSMSYVKLLAELDLLKDPTSEEDTKSLDSISISSTNNELETLDEMSEIYKPEEMRGTELSDSKLRSNSSTSLASIVEPNEGRVPDEPDGELNVRAIKSMRKAVSIDADQINEGKDVSFYLESNAEQFVKLDENTYDQNAIKKLQQGRFEITARIIETGIVNDRGKTYGIYAVAVTKSYDSGYQEKWHIYRRYSDFYDLHQKIKEKYYDLAKIPFPAKKAFHNMERTVLERRMLMLNAWMHQLTKPAVVDGHMGLQNLLLSFLEQGDYDKGVTGGQISKTIDTLMNPLKTSMKTVTQAVKTMPDNMLNTVDGVMDNISKFFGNPKKPNAFYENTKVGAGLDVETDDNIPLRIMLLLMDEIFDLKVRNQWLRRRIITLLRQIIRTMFGDIVNRRIVEYVSLLTSPARVAGYLKLFKNSFWPNGVKAEKKPPRDTEMKNRTRVAAKVALLSCLSDELKHIIGSETTRRGLLRVFELFQRPVLNRRLLYVLLEGIIETLFPQNNLVEIFRKLYSVSPRVQHRNLQKC; this is encoded by the exons ATGAACATACCGCTATATGGGTTTCTTGGAGTTGCGGTGACTCTACTCGTGTATCTTATCGGATTTGGAATGATTGTGAAGCTATTTATTTGCCTGCTCGCTTTAATTTTAGG aACAGTCACGTGTATATATAGAATGTACGGTGCAAATCTCGATGATGTTATTAAATCGGAAAGGGAAGACTTGAATAAGAAGACTGAAAAGTTTCGCCAG TATATTCTAGATGCATCCAAACAGAAGACAACCTTCACCTTAGATAAAAGAATCACTGGTAGTCGTATCATTGACGAGTCCCTGCAA GAAATATTAGACTTTGTTATCAGAGATTATGTGGAACCATGGTACAGTGTCATCACAGATGATGAAGAATTTGTATATTCAGTTCGGGATACCGCTCAAAAAATAGCTATCAATATTGCAAATAG AGTAAAAGGCGTAGATTGGATACCTTATTTAACTACACGTCTCGTCGATGATGCAGCTTCTCACGTGCGACTGTATCGGCAAGCGAGAGCCAGGATAAAACAGCTCCGTTCAAAAAAGTTGCAGAAAGGTAGCGCGAGCTCGAGTACTTCCAGCGGAACTCCTAAGAAAACGCCTACCCACAGACGTAACAAAAGCGAAACAGATGTGTCATGGTATTCTCAGTCAAAGTTTTACATTCCTAATTTGTCGTCGCTCACCGAGCCGATCGAAACGAATGAAGATAAGGACGAGGAGACATTAGAAAAGATATTTTTCGACTTGGAGGTGCAAATGGAAAACAATATGATCTGCAGAGATCTCGTGTGCACCAACACTACCCAGGAACTGGAATTTCTGGGAGAAATATCTGAGATCTTGTTATATCTGGTATTACCAAAGGGAGATTtcgattgtctgactgtgagaTTTATATTAAGAGAATTGTTAGTGAACGTGATAATTAGACCATTGCTGGATTTATTCTCTGACCCTGATTATATTAATCAGGCGTGTATATGGCTG TGCGCTAAAGAAAGCGGTTTACCAAGTGACGTGTTTTTAACGGTAATCAGAGTCACCGATAGTTTAGACGAATTAGCGGCGACGAAGAACATAGTTTGTAAGGAAATAGCTCACCTACGTTCTAAAGACTCAGGTGGAGAGGATGATTTATCCGTGAAGCAGCAACTGAACAGCTTGCTGTACGTGAAGAAAATTTTGGAGACCAGAATTATTGGAATGCAAGAAGGGTTAGACTCAGAGACTGATTTAGGTGCTCAACCTGATTGGAATAGGTTACTGATACCAGgccaaaaattagtaaatttaccATTAGACGAATTACTGAAGAACAACATCGCGCTAAGTTACTTCATCGATTATATGACCTCCATAAACGCGGAATCTTACTTgtatttctatttaaatatcTACGGATGGAGGGTGTCAGCTGAACAGCAGATATCCGACATAGAGTTACAGAAACTGCACATGTCCCAGGCAGCTCCTAGTATCATAGGCACTAGGCGTAAGAACATTGATCTGGATAACTTAAAAGAGGCAGCTACGAAGATTTATCAACAATACCTTAGCGAGAAAGCGTCACCAAAGTTGCAGTTAGATGACGCCCTAGTGAAGACTTTGTTGAACAGGATAAGAACTGAACCTGTGAAGGAAACATGGTTCGATGATCTTCGAACTTGCTGTTACGAGAAACTACGGAACGAAGATCGTTTCTTGCCAGGCTTCAAAAGGTCCATGTCGTACGTGAAACTCCTGGCTGAACTGGATCTATTAAAAGACCCCACATCTGAAGAGGACACGAAGTCCTTAGATAGTATTAGTATATCCAGCACAAACAACGAGTTGGAAACTTTGGACGAAATGTCTGAGATATATAAACCGGAAGAAATGAGAGGAACGGAACTGTCGGACAGTAAATTGAGATCAAATTCGTCGACCAGTTTAGCCAGCATCGTGGAGCCTAACGAGGGCAGAGTACCCGATGAGCCTGATGGTGAACTCAATGTCAGGGCTATAAAAAGTATGAGGAAAGCTGTCAGCATCGATGCAGATCAGATTAACGAGGGCAAGGACGTGTCGTTTTATTTGGAGTCGAATGCTGAACAGTTCGTCAAGTTGGACGAGAATACCTACGATCAGAATGCCATTAAAAAGTTACAGCAGGGTAGATTCGAGATTACTGCTAGAATTATAGAAACTGGAATAGTAAATGATCGCGGGAAGACCTATGGAATTTACGCGGTGGCTGTGACCAAGAGCTATGATTCAGGCTATCAAGAGAAGTGGCATATTTACAGGAGATACTCGGATTTCTATGATCTGCATCAGAAGATAAAAGAGAAGTATTACGATCTGGCGAAGATACCTTTCCCAGCGAAGAAAGCTTTTCATAACATGGAGAGAACCGTTCTGGAAAGGAGAATGTTAATGTTGAACGCTTGGATGCATCAGTTAACTAAACCAGCGGTAGTCGATGGTCACATGGGTCTACAAAATTTGTTGCTTAGTTTTTTGGAGCAGGGGGATTATGACAAAGGTGTCACCGGTGGACAGATTTCGAAGACG ATAGACACGCTAATGAATCCTTTGAAGACATCTATGAAAACTGTAACCCAAGCCGTGAAAACTATGCCTGATAACATGTTGAATACAGTGGACGGTGTGATGGATAACATAAGTAAATTTTTTGGCAATCCTAAGAAACCCAACGCCTTTTACGAGAACACCAAAGTTGGTGCTGGTCTAGATGTAGAG ACTGACGATAATATTCCTCTGCGTATAATGCTGTTACTAATGGATGAAATATTCGACTTGAAAGTGCGAAACCAATGGTTGAGAAGAAGGATTATCACGTTATTGAGGCAAATTATTCGTACGATGTTTGGGGACATAGTTAATAGACGAATAGTGGAGTATGTGTCGTTGTTAACTAGTCCAGCCAGAGTGGCGGGttatttgaaattgtttaa GAATAGCTTTTGGCCAAACGGTGTTAAAGCTGAGAAGAAACCACCACGGGATACAGAGATGAAGAACAGAACAAGAGTAGCCGCTAAAGTTGCCCTACTATCTTGCTTGTCCGACGAATTAAAACATATCATAGGTAGCGAAACGACCAGGAGAGGTCTCTTAAGAGTGTTCGAGTTGTTTCAACGACCTGTACTGAACAGAAGACTGTTGTACGTTCTCTTAGAAggaataatagaaactctgtTTCCTCAGAACAATCTGGTAGAAATCTTCCGGAAACTTTATTCTGTTTCGCCGAGGGTGCAACACAGGAACCTGCAGAAATGTTAA
- the LOC100880695 gene encoding sorting nexin-13 isoform X1 codes for MSGCLSEDPKMNIPLYGFLGVAVTLLVYLIGFGMIVKLFICLLALILGTVTCIYRMYGANLDDVIKSEREDLNKKTEKFRQYILDASKQKTTFTLDKRITGSRIIDESLQEILDFVIRDYVEPWYSVITDDEEFVYSVRDTAQKIAINIANRVKGVDWIPYLTTRLVDDAASHVRLYRQARARIKQLRSKKLQKGSASSSTSSGTPKKTPTHRRNKSETDVSWYSQSKFYIPNLSSLTEPIETNEDKDEETLEKIFFDLEVQMENNMICRDLVCTNTTQELEFLGEISEILLYLVLPKGDFDCLTVRFILRELLVNVIIRPLLDLFSDPDYINQACIWLCAKESGLPSDVFLTVIRVTDSLDELAATKNIVCKEIAHLRSKDSGGEDDLSVKQQLNSLLYVKKILETRIIGMQEGLDSETDLGAQPDWNRLLIPGQKLVNLPLDELLKNNIALSYFIDYMTSINAESYLYFYLNIYGWRVSAEQQISDIELQKLHMSQAAPSIIGTRRKNIDLDNLKEAATKIYQQYLSEKASPKLQLDDALVKTLLNRIRTEPVKETWFDDLRTCCYEKLRNEDRFLPGFKRSMSYVKLLAELDLLKDPTSEEDTKSLDSISISSTNNELETLDEMSEIYKPEEMRGTELSDSKLRSNSSTSLASIVEPNEGRVPDEPDGELNVRAIKSMRKAVSIDADQINEGKDVSFYLESNAEQFVKLDENTYDQNAIKKLQQGRFEITARIIETGIVNDRGKTYGIYAVAVTKSYDSGYQEKWHIYRRYSDFYDLHQKIKEKYYDLAKIPFPAKKAFHNMERTVLERRMLMLNAWMHQLTKPAVVDGHMGLQNLLLSFLEQGDYDKGVTGGQISKTIDTLMNPLKTSMKTVTQAVKTMPDNMLNTVDGVMDNISKFFGNPKKPNAFYENTKVGAGLDVETDDNIPLRIMLLLMDEIFDLKVRNQWLRRRIITLLRQIIRTMFGDIVNRRIVEYVSLLTSPARVAGYLKLFKNSFWPNGVKAEKKPPRDTEMKNRTRVAAKVALLSCLSDELKHIIGSETTRRGLLRVFELFQRPVLNRRLLYVLLEGIIETLFPQNNLVEIFRKLYSVSPRVQHRNLQKC; via the exons ATGTCTGGCTGTTTATCCGAAGATCCAAAG ATGAACATACCGCTATATGGGTTTCTTGGAGTTGCGGTGACTCTACTCGTGTATCTTATCGGATTTGGAATGATTGTGAAGCTATTTATTTGCCTGCTCGCTTTAATTTTAGG aACAGTCACGTGTATATATAGAATGTACGGTGCAAATCTCGATGATGTTATTAAATCGGAAAGGGAAGACTTGAATAAGAAGACTGAAAAGTTTCGCCAG TATATTCTAGATGCATCCAAACAGAAGACAACCTTCACCTTAGATAAAAGAATCACTGGTAGTCGTATCATTGACGAGTCCCTGCAA GAAATATTAGACTTTGTTATCAGAGATTATGTGGAACCATGGTACAGTGTCATCACAGATGATGAAGAATTTGTATATTCAGTTCGGGATACCGCTCAAAAAATAGCTATCAATATTGCAAATAG AGTAAAAGGCGTAGATTGGATACCTTATTTAACTACACGTCTCGTCGATGATGCAGCTTCTCACGTGCGACTGTATCGGCAAGCGAGAGCCAGGATAAAACAGCTCCGTTCAAAAAAGTTGCAGAAAGGTAGCGCGAGCTCGAGTACTTCCAGCGGAACTCCTAAGAAAACGCCTACCCACAGACGTAACAAAAGCGAAACAGATGTGTCATGGTATTCTCAGTCAAAGTTTTACATTCCTAATTTGTCGTCGCTCACCGAGCCGATCGAAACGAATGAAGATAAGGACGAGGAGACATTAGAAAAGATATTTTTCGACTTGGAGGTGCAAATGGAAAACAATATGATCTGCAGAGATCTCGTGTGCACCAACACTACCCAGGAACTGGAATTTCTGGGAGAAATATCTGAGATCTTGTTATATCTGGTATTACCAAAGGGAGATTtcgattgtctgactgtgagaTTTATATTAAGAGAATTGTTAGTGAACGTGATAATTAGACCATTGCTGGATTTATTCTCTGACCCTGATTATATTAATCAGGCGTGTATATGGCTG TGCGCTAAAGAAAGCGGTTTACCAAGTGACGTGTTTTTAACGGTAATCAGAGTCACCGATAGTTTAGACGAATTAGCGGCGACGAAGAACATAGTTTGTAAGGAAATAGCTCACCTACGTTCTAAAGACTCAGGTGGAGAGGATGATTTATCCGTGAAGCAGCAACTGAACAGCTTGCTGTACGTGAAGAAAATTTTGGAGACCAGAATTATTGGAATGCAAGAAGGGTTAGACTCAGAGACTGATTTAGGTGCTCAACCTGATTGGAATAGGTTACTGATACCAGgccaaaaattagtaaatttaccATTAGACGAATTACTGAAGAACAACATCGCGCTAAGTTACTTCATCGATTATATGACCTCCATAAACGCGGAATCTTACTTgtatttctatttaaatatcTACGGATGGAGGGTGTCAGCTGAACAGCAGATATCCGACATAGAGTTACAGAAACTGCACATGTCCCAGGCAGCTCCTAGTATCATAGGCACTAGGCGTAAGAACATTGATCTGGATAACTTAAAAGAGGCAGCTACGAAGATTTATCAACAATACCTTAGCGAGAAAGCGTCACCAAAGTTGCAGTTAGATGACGCCCTAGTGAAGACTTTGTTGAACAGGATAAGAACTGAACCTGTGAAGGAAACATGGTTCGATGATCTTCGAACTTGCTGTTACGAGAAACTACGGAACGAAGATCGTTTCTTGCCAGGCTTCAAAAGGTCCATGTCGTACGTGAAACTCCTGGCTGAACTGGATCTATTAAAAGACCCCACATCTGAAGAGGACACGAAGTCCTTAGATAGTATTAGTATATCCAGCACAAACAACGAGTTGGAAACTTTGGACGAAATGTCTGAGATATATAAACCGGAAGAAATGAGAGGAACGGAACTGTCGGACAGTAAATTGAGATCAAATTCGTCGACCAGTTTAGCCAGCATCGTGGAGCCTAACGAGGGCAGAGTACCCGATGAGCCTGATGGTGAACTCAATGTCAGGGCTATAAAAAGTATGAGGAAAGCTGTCAGCATCGATGCAGATCAGATTAACGAGGGCAAGGACGTGTCGTTTTATTTGGAGTCGAATGCTGAACAGTTCGTCAAGTTGGACGAGAATACCTACGATCAGAATGCCATTAAAAAGTTACAGCAGGGTAGATTCGAGATTACTGCTAGAATTATAGAAACTGGAATAGTAAATGATCGCGGGAAGACCTATGGAATTTACGCGGTGGCTGTGACCAAGAGCTATGATTCAGGCTATCAAGAGAAGTGGCATATTTACAGGAGATACTCGGATTTCTATGATCTGCATCAGAAGATAAAAGAGAAGTATTACGATCTGGCGAAGATACCTTTCCCAGCGAAGAAAGCTTTTCATAACATGGAGAGAACCGTTCTGGAAAGGAGAATGTTAATGTTGAACGCTTGGATGCATCAGTTAACTAAACCAGCGGTAGTCGATGGTCACATGGGTCTACAAAATTTGTTGCTTAGTTTTTTGGAGCAGGGGGATTATGACAAAGGTGTCACCGGTGGACAGATTTCGAAGACG ATAGACACGCTAATGAATCCTTTGAAGACATCTATGAAAACTGTAACCCAAGCCGTGAAAACTATGCCTGATAACATGTTGAATACAGTGGACGGTGTGATGGATAACATAAGTAAATTTTTTGGCAATCCTAAGAAACCCAACGCCTTTTACGAGAACACCAAAGTTGGTGCTGGTCTAGATGTAGAG ACTGACGATAATATTCCTCTGCGTATAATGCTGTTACTAATGGATGAAATATTCGACTTGAAAGTGCGAAACCAATGGTTGAGAAGAAGGATTATCACGTTATTGAGGCAAATTATTCGTACGATGTTTGGGGACATAGTTAATAGACGAATAGTGGAGTATGTGTCGTTGTTAACTAGTCCAGCCAGAGTGGCGGGttatttgaaattgtttaa GAATAGCTTTTGGCCAAACGGTGTTAAAGCTGAGAAGAAACCACCACGGGATACAGAGATGAAGAACAGAACAAGAGTAGCCGCTAAAGTTGCCCTACTATCTTGCTTGTCCGACGAATTAAAACATATCATAGGTAGCGAAACGACCAGGAGAGGTCTCTTAAGAGTGTTCGAGTTGTTTCAACGACCTGTACTGAACAGAAGACTGTTGTACGTTCTCTTAGAAggaataatagaaactctgtTTCCTCAGAACAATCTGGTAGAAATCTTCCGGAAACTTTATTCTGTTTCGCCGAGGGTGCAACACAGGAACCTGCAGAAATGTTAA